The following proteins are co-located in the Hydractinia symbiolongicarpus strain clone_291-10 chromosome 7, HSymV2.1, whole genome shotgun sequence genome:
- the LOC130649552 gene encoding adrenocorticotropic hormone receptor-like produces the protein MESATFPLSMTCITYLAGVEINFYFHSVTVAFAITCSLLTVIFNSIYLISIVKFTRIFFPNDIVYILLSVSDLLAGFVYMPTWCAAWIAAIHQSRHECFLLKLVNITGHILAAMSLLAIVGITLDIYLSILHPFFYEKRVTNRRTLLFVTGLWLLTIVLIISLSAISLKYWRINENIAGIFAVVSCVTVSMMHIRIYFEIKSMCRKVPCSSLSQIHILKTKKKVSRTGTKILLTFILCFLPISCCLMYRNFVKRTTFMASYAEKIAHCIFLLNPLLDPFVYYFRLSRIRSNISRIFVKNSRKSMPDKHE, from the coding sequence ATGGAGAGCGCGACGTTTCCTTTAAGTATGACTTGTATTACCTATTTAGCAGGCGTTgagattaatttttattttcattctgTTACAGTTGCATTTGCCATAACATGCAGTTTGCTGACAGTAATATTCAATTCAATATACCTAATTTCTATCGTTAAGTtcacaagaattttttttccaaatgatATTGTATACATTTTGCTGTCGGTTAGTGATTTGTTAGCTGGTTTCGTATACATGCCAACTTGGTGCGCAGCATGGATTGCGGCTATACACCAATCAAGGCACGAATGCTTTCTTTTGAAGTTGGTCAATATAACTGGACATATTTTAGCTGCTATGTCACTGCTTGCAATAGTTGGTATTACACTAGATATCTATTTATCCATTCTTCACCCGTTTTTTTACGAAAAGCGTGTGACAAATAGACGAACTTTACTCTTTGTAACTGGCCTTTGGCTATTGACCATTGTATTAATTATTTCATTAAGTGCAATTTCATTGAAGTATTGGCGAATAAACGAAAATATAGCAGGAATTTTCGCAGTTGTATCATGTGTTACTGTTTCCATGATGCATATAAGGATatactttgaaataaaaagtatgTGCAGAAAAGTACCATGCAGTAGTTTGTCACAGATCCATATTCTGAAAACAAAGAAGAAAGTTTCCAGGACAGGAACAAAGATATTATTGACCTTCATTTTATGCTTCTTACCCATTAGTTGCTGTCTCATGTATCGCAACTTTGTTAAAAGAACAACATTTATGGCGTCATATGCAGAGAAAATCGCACATTGTATTTTTCTATTGAATCCATTGTTGGATCCCTTTGTGTACTATTTCAGACTATCAAGAATTCGGTCAAACATAAGTCgaatatttgttaaaaacagTAGAAAATCGATGCCCGATAAGCACGAGTAA
- the LOC130649550 gene encoding uncharacterized protein LOC130649550 codes for MIHNIKSRHKSFLFFRVTPQSTKYIRSTYITGDMKISTLFLVACLVVWQIEAKTLHEQLEKDKEQDDLSSLLHSIQDEVQEIKNGVQSNDGPSNNMKNENWVNQKNGYMNKEEMFEGDKDQADEGKKRAIGVNVTPWPKSASGELIIPYVIESSIDPRTDKYTRLVRLIGVMNSLITCNRNVWRPRTTETEYVTFRNSEGCSSFVGKVFAPQPQPINLADGCVLFNDGIVLHEMMHAMGFSHEHQRSDRDSYVRINRQNIQQGLEHNFDKLNTRPSNTPYDYGSVMHYGARDFSSNNQETITPLQSGVTIGQRVGPSAIDIQQINNLYSCSVTPVRTTTTTAPTTTTTTTTTTTTMRTTPKINTATPRTVAPTTGMLLGSCDYNAYRRSWRCKYNQFRLMGDMNNRYITYLPRTRCVEYSRSSGAWWWGRRRRGGRRTCIRRAPRDGSVTLYAYLRNFATLNCTCSWRECSDKKYCVSFSYRRRGVQTPPITSVEVSLKASIYGNKDYQCMNETLGLNATEVFRTYRVEFHSKCGRFFKVGIKTMKGSDTIDIDDLKLSAGGCPATQANDAESYNAEPKKEALNDKLHDIQGKLQTVRDTLAKLG; via the exons ATGATACATAATATAAAAAGTCGACACAAAAGCTTTTTATTCTTCAGAGTAACACCACAAAG tacaaaatatataagaaGTACATATATCACTGGTGATATGAAAATTTCTACCCTGTTTCTTGTCGCCTGCCTCGTTGTTTGGCAAATCGAGGCAAAGACGCTTCATGAACAGCTTGAGAAAGACAAAGAACAAG ATGATCTAAGCAGTTTATTGCACAGTATCCAAGATGAGGTCCAGGAAATCAAAAATGGCGTACAGTCAAACG atGGCCCGTctaataatatgaaaaatgaaaactggGTTAATCAAAAAAATG GCTATATGAACAAAGAGGAAATGTTCGAAGGAGACAAGGACCAAGCAGACGAAGGGAAAAAAAGAGCTATTGGTGTGAATGTTACCCCTTGGCCGAAATCAGCTAGCGGTGAACTCATTATACCTTACGTGATTGAAAGTTCAA TTGATCCTCGAACTGATAAATACACAAGACTCGTGAGATTGATTGGAGTCATGAATAGTCTTATCACCTGTAATAGAAATGTATGGAGACCAAGAACAACAGAGACTGAATATGTTACCTTTCGTAACTCCGAGGG atgCTCAAGCTTTGTCGGGAAAGTTTTTGCTCCCCAACCTCAGCCAATCAATTTAGCTGATGGCTGTGTGCTATTCAACGATG GAATTGTATTGCACGAAATGATGCATGCTATGGGTTTCTCTCATGAACACCAGAGAAGCGACAGAGATTCATACGTCAGAATAAACCGTCAAAATATACAGCAAG gattGGAACATAATTTCGACAAATTGAACACACGACCCTCCAATACG CCATATGATTATGGATCAGTTATGCATTATGGAGCCAGGGATTTTTCCAGTAATAATCAGGAAACAATAACACCATTGCAAAGTGGAGTTACAATTGGTCAAAGGGTTGGTCCATCAGCAATCGATATACAACAAATCAACAACTTATATAGTTGTTCAGTAACTCCTGTAagaaccaccaccaccaccgccCCAACCACCACCACTaccaccacaacaacaacaacaacaatgagaaCAACACCAAAAATCAACACGGCCACACCTCGAACAGTTGCTCCAACAACTGGAATGCTTTTAGGAA GTTGCGACTACAACGCATATAGAAGATCGTGGAGGTGCAAATACAACCAGTTTCGCCTTATGGGAGATATGAATAACA GATATATAACTTATTTGCCTCGTACAAGATGCGTGGAATACAGCAGAAGTTCGGGTGCATGGTGGtggggaagaagaagaagaggaggAAGAAGAACATGTATCAGGAGAGCACCCAGGGATGGAAGCGTTACTTTATACGCGTATCTTAGAAATTTCGCAACATTAAACTGTACATGCTCATGGAGAGAATGCAGCGATAAGAAGTACTGCGTTTCATTTTCGTATCGACGACGTGGCGTGCAAACGCCACCAATTACATCTGTTGAAGTTTCATTGAAAGCTTCAATCTACGGAAACAAAGATTACCAATGCATGAATGAAACACTTGGCTTGAACGCTACTGAAGTTTTTAGAACGTATCGCGTGGAGTTCCATTCAAAGTGTGGACGATTTTTTAAG GTTGGTATCAAAACAATGAAAGGCAGTGACACTATTGACATTGATGACCTGAAGCTGTCAGCTGGCGGTTGTCCTGCTACTCAAGCTAACGATGCGGAATCATACAATGCAG AACCAAAGAAAGAAGCTCTTAATGACAAGTTGCATGACATTCAAGGTAAACTTCAAACGGTGCGAGACACATTGGCGAAACTTGGATAA